A single Glycine soja cultivar W05 chromosome 14, ASM419377v2, whole genome shotgun sequence DNA region contains:
- the LOC114385389 gene encoding histone acetyltransferase type B catalytic subunit-like, with protein MGQKQRSSSDADNEVKKRRRVGFSGVDSGVEAKDCITIYLVSSKEEFDAPESFVIHPVDLNSFFDDDGKIYGYEGLKITIWVSSISFYAYADITFQSSSDRGKGVTDLKSALQTIFAETLVDSKDEFLQKYLVDNDFVRTNISNGEALKHKAFQGNISDYNPHTDSSTSTVEVVRLVAGNMTTGQLYSHLIPLTLLLVDGSSPIDVTDSQWELYVLCQKKTDPQGEIQCRLIGFTAVYRFYHYPDDSRLRLSQILVLPPYQHKGYGRFLLEVLYDVAISENVFDFTVEEPLDHFQHVRTCVDSLRLLQFYPIQNIVTKAVSLLKQGKLSKKANCPRLLPPPSAIEDVRKSLKINKQQFLQCWEVLIYIGLNPVDKNTENFVSIILNRVKYDILGKDSGTSGKQLIEVPSDVDQEMSFVMFRSEANEASSVQMDDNQANQEEQLQRLVQERVKEIQLIAEKVTLHLGSSGVVVN; from the exons ATGGGGCAGAAGCAGCGTTCGAGTTCCGATGCCGACAACGAAGTCAAGAAACGACGCCGTGTTGGTTTCTCAGGCGTTG ATTCTGGAGTTGAGGCCAAAGACTGCATCACAATCTATCTAG TTTCAAGCAAGGAAGAATTCGATGCTCCAGAGAGTTTTGTCATTCATCCTGTGGATCTGAATAgcttttttgatgatgatggGAAAATTTATGGCTATGAGGGTTTGAAG ATTACCATCTGGGTTAGCAGCATATCATTTTATGCATATGCTGATATTACATTCCAGAGTTCATCTGAT CGAGGCAAAGGGGTCACAGATTTGAAATCTGCTCTTCAG ACAATTTTTGCTGAGACTCTTGTTGATAGCAAGGATGAATTCCTTCAGAAATATTTGGTGGATAACGACTTTGTTAG AACAAACATCTCAAATGGAGAAGCTTTGAAGCACAAAGCTTTCCAGGGGAACATTTCTGATTATAATCCACATACAGATTCATCTACTTCTACTGTTGAG GTTGTCCGTTTGGTGGCAGGCAACATGACTACTGGACAACTTTACAGTCATCTAATACCCCTCACACTACTTCTCGTTGATG GTAGCAGTCCTATTGATGTTACTGATTCACAGTGGGAGCTGTATGTTTTGTGTCAGAAGAAAACTGATCCGCAGGGAGAGATCCAATGTAGGTTGATTGGTTTTACTGCTGTTTATCGATTTTATCACTATCCTGATGATTCCCGATTACGACTAAGCCAG ATACTGGTATTACCTCCTTACCAGCACAAGGGTTATGGTCGATTCCTTCTAGAGGTGCTATATGATGTTGCTATATCTGAAAATGTTTTTGACTTCACGGTAGAAGAGCCATTAGATCACTTCCAACATGTTCGTACTTGTGTTGACTCACTTCGCCTGCTTCAGTTTTACCCAATTCAGAATATAGTTACTAAAGCTGTTTCACTTCTGAAGCAAGGAAAGTTATCAAAGAAAGCAAATTGTCCTCGACTTTTGCCACCTCCCAGCGCAATTGAGGATGTTAGGAAAAGTCTGAAAATTAACAAGCAGCAGTTTCTCCAGTGTTGGGAGGTTTTGATCTACATTGGCCTTAATCCTGTTGACAAGAACACGGAGAACTTTGTTAGTATTATTTTGAACCGTGTTAAGTATGATATCTTAGGGAAAGATTCTGGGACGTCTGGGAAGCAGCTTATTGAAGTACCAAGTGATGTTGATCAGGAGATGTCATTTGTCATGTTCAGATCAGAAGCCAACGAAGCTAGTAGTGTGCAAATGGATGACAATCAGGCTAATCAAGAAGAGCAACTCCAGAGGTTAGTTCAGGAAAGGGTGAAAGAAATTCAGTTGATTGCGGAAAAGGTAACCCTGCATCTTGGGAGCTCAGGGGTGGTGGTTAATTAG